From Xenopus laevis strain J_2021 chromosome 7L, Xenopus_laevis_v10.1, whole genome shotgun sequence, one genomic window encodes:
- the bcl9l.L gene encoding B-cell CLL/lymphoma 9-like protein isoform X3, which yields MHPESKLANHGNVSSSGGKSQTPNVNQGTKGAGLLSPKANHTSPSGVGLISGQSQGSNLAKGQRESAGDVDEQGETGPPPLEQDPKDCNAGESVMSTPTLPGTGSASLPGINDTSSSSTPHGVVPSLRGDGGGSLGPSKTPSKFVYVFTTFLANKAAEAVLQGHNDSILIYHKQNVPHRKLDEVSPQKPSSAQEAGEVLPVPSIPTSAVQKPAENHSPAPSQAPPTIVSQEIGSDEANHELTPLGNGSSHPASGRSNPPPLLSQLPSAPLRGDNTHLGDHNQGDSVTLSTDGLSKEQLEHRERSLQTLRDIERFLFRSGAANESFSKHNLSSSEGPTNTPSHIKKYEEPLQSMITQTQSLGGPGMEQDLAGNQNGPDMGHQMSLMMQRMGHDSLTPEQAAWRKLQEEYYVEKRRKEEHVSIHGRSGPEMILRGPPPPYHSKPGEQWPGNRLQVPMDIQESMQLRSGIPFQGPRFPGRYGPMQNIPMDSVGVMSRPARWSEDMPPIDGGQSNFAQIRMPYSGGIQGEMERFLNPRAREELLRQQLMIEKRPGVMQRQLSMPCGQGIEMMITHRQGDPSMFPGESMGAGSAVGMEFGASRGMLSPTLGQSGTGREIDPTMGGGGNLNMNMSLNMNMNLNLQMAPQQQMLLSHKIRGVGDLNSQGDVGSEDLVRAARAQNGSGMVRGPQKMLPGQFPQGQAGFPPGQGSYPGMQQEISMDIFGPEQGPVVGTTRLSHMPVSSTPGTMPSGIGLDHIATSRNLTRRELTVNANQMESPVLSHIKSPHQGQVHSPLICSPSSNLKSPLTPGNQMGGLPLPNPLDSLKSSQVLISSIGARSPNASPGRLKSPQRNAPSPGWAPSPKATISSPGVPPSNQGMGLNATASLGVMGRDELPSQNPLSLMMSQMSKYAMPSSTPLYHNAIKTIATSDDELLPDRVLLPPGSQQGSSMNPPMSLHLNLNSSQSPIGNINVPGQSTLSHEPPSSLLTGSGPPMHPSIGSTMQNPLLISSVTQDSCCPGPGTQIMSSNQLVFPSRLQPGHQGGVGSSMQQHYTDDTTSQPCLPHRMSDPYGRLLPSMLTDPELGDVIRPSATGIPEFDLSRIMPSEKPSSTLQYFPKGGTQTPKPHPTNMHLLGLQNMMIEQHPGRSGPSLPGPQRSLGMPPLPTMGRTGMFPPPQMVQQNFMMMKQRSVSGEMYPQGAPMLSPQGPLGGHLPGQQSMLVGHQMRPRSVSLDTYITGPGHLQF from the exons ACTGTAATGCAGGTGAATCTGTGATGTCTACACCAACATTACCAGGCACAGGATCTGCTTCTCTTCCTGGGATCAATGATACCAGTTCTTCTAGCACACCCCATGGAGTTGTCCCCAGTCTGCGTGGGGATGGTGGAGGGTCTTTAGGTCCATCCAAAACCCCATCAAAATTTGTTTATGTCTTCACAACATTCTTGGCAAACAA AGCAGCAGAAGCTGTTTTACAAGGACATAACGACTCTATTCTCATCTACCACAAGcaaaatgtgccccatagaaaaCTGGATGAG GTTTCTCCCCAAAAACCTTCAAGTGCCCAAGAAGCTGGAGAAGTACTTCCTGTACCAAGCATCCCCACTTCTGCAGTACAAAAACCAGCAGAAAACCATTCACCTGCACCTAGTCAAGCTCCTCCAACAATAGTATCGCAGGAAATAGGTAGTGATGAAGCAAACCATGAGTTAACTCCACTCGGTAATGGCAGTAGTCATCCTGCCAGTGGACGCTCTAATCCACCACCACTCCTGTCTCAACTACCCAGCGCTCCCTTACGTGGGGATAATACACATTTGGGTGATCATAACCAGGGAGATAGTGTGACATTAAGCACAGATGGTCTCTCTAAAGAGCAACTTGAGCATAGGGAACGTTCTCTTCAGACACTTAGAGATATTGAAAGGTTTCTTTTCCGAAGTGGTGCAGCCAATGAATCCTTCTCAAAGCACAACTTAAGCTCTAGTGAGGGACCTACCAACACTCCAAGTCATATTAAGAAATACGAAGAACCTTTACAATCCATGATAACACAGACACAAAGCTTGGGGGGTCCAGGAATGGAGCAGGATCTAGCAGGCAACCAAAATGGTCCTGATATGGGGCACCAGATGAGCCTGATGATGCAGAGGATGGGTCATGACAGCCTCACTCCAGAGCAAGCTGCATGGAGGAAACTGCAGGAAGAATATTATgtagagaaaaggagaaaagaggAACATGTTTCTATACATGGGAGATCAGGGCCTGAAATGATTCTTCGGGGCCCTCCCCCACCTTATCACAGCAAACCTGGAGAACAGTGGCCTGGTAATCGGTTACAAGTACCCATGGACATCCAAGAATCAATGCAGCTTCGGAGTGGAATTCCATTTCAAGGGCCACGTTTCCCAGGCAGATATGGACCCATGCAAAATATTCCTATGGATTCAGTGGGAGTCATGTCAAGACCTGCTCGTTGGAGTGAGGATATGCCACCCATTGATGGAGGGCAAAGTAACTTTGCACAAATTAGAATGCCATACTCTGGAGGTATTCAAGGGGAAATGGAAAGGTTCCTTAACCCTCGTGCCCGTGAGGAACTTCTGCGACAACAGTTGATGATAGAGAAGCGTCCAGGCGTTATGCAAAGGCAACTATCCATGCCTTGTGGGCAGGGAATTGAGATGATGATAACCCATAGGCAAGGTGACCCTTCTATGTTCCCCGGAGAATCAATGGGAGCAGGTTCTGCTGTGGGCATGGAATTTGGGGCATCTCGAGGAATGCTGAGTCCTACCCTTGGTCAGTCGGGTACAGGTAGGGAAATTGACCCTACAATGGGAGGTGGAGGAAAtctaaatatgaatatgagttTGAACATGAATATGAACCTTAACCTCCAAATGGCACCACAACAGCAAATGCTTTTGTCACACAAAATAAGGGGAGTGGGAGACTTAAACTCCCAGGGAGATGTTGGATCAGAGGATTTAGTGAGGGCAGCACGAGCACAAAATGGAAGTGGCATGGTTAGGGGACCCCAGAAGATGCTTCCTGGTCAATTTcctcagggacaggcagggtttCCCCCAGGGCAAGGTTCATACCCTGGCATGCAGCAGGAGATCAGTATGGACATATTTGGACCAGAGCAAGGTCCAGTGGTGGGCACTACAAGGCTTAGCCACATGCCAGTTTCCTCCACACCTGGCACCATGCCATCAGGTATTGGGCTAGATCACATAGCTACCAGCAGGAACTTGACCCGTAGAGAGCTCACAGTTAATGCAAACCAGATGGAATCTCCTGTTCTTAGCCACATTAAATCCCCACACCAAGGGCAGGTTCACTCTCCCCTTATTTGTTCCCCTTCCTCCAACCTAAAGTCTCCCCTGACTCCAGGAAATCAGATGGGTGGCTTGCCTCTGCCCAACCCTCTAGACTCTCTCAAGTCATCCCAGGTGTTGATCTCATCAATCGGTGCACGCTCGCCTAATGCCTCTCCTGGAAGGCTAAAGTCACCCCAGAGGAATGCTCCCTCTCCAGGGTGGGCTCCATCACCAAAAGCCACCATATCCAGCCCAGGTGTACCACCGAGCAATCAGGGAATGGGCCTCAATGCTACAGCTTCGCTTGGTGTGATGGGTCGAG ATGAACTTCCTTCTCAAAATCCTTTGTCCTTGATGATGTCCCAGATGTCCAAATATGCTATGCCTAGCTCTACTCCACTATATCACAATGCCATCAAAACCATTGCCACCTCAGATGACGAGCTTCTCCCTGATCGTGTACTCCTACCACCAGGAAGTCAACAGG GCTCTTCAATGAATCCTCCTATGTCTTTGCACTTAAACTTAAATTCCTCACAAAGCCCTATAGGGAACATAAATGTCCCAGGACAGTCCACTCTCTCACATGAGCCACCATCATCTCTTCTCACTGGCTCTGGGCCTCCAATGCACCCATCAATTGGATCCACCATGCAAAATCCTTTATTGATTTCCTCAGTAACACAAGATTCTTGTTGCCCTGGTCCTGGCACACAAATAATGTCCTCCAACCAGCTGGTCTTCCCATCACGCTTGCAGCCTGGACACCAAGGAGGGGTTGGTAGCTCCATGCAGCAGCATTACACAGATGACACAACTTCCCAGCCATGTTTACCCCACAGAATGTCAGACCCTTATGGCCGTCTCCTGCCTTCAATGCTTACTGACCCAGAGTTGGGAGATGTAATTCGGCCATCAGCCACTGGCATCCCAGAATTTGACTTGTCAAGGATCATGCCATCAGAGAAACCCAGCAGCACTTTGCAGTACTTTCCTAAGGGAGGTACTCAGACACCAAAACCACACCCAACCAACATGCACCTTCTGGGACTTCAGAATATGATGATTGAACAACACCCAGGCCGTTCAGGACCCAGTCTTCCAGGCCCACAAAGATCACTTGGAATGCCCCCACTTCCTACCATGGGCAGGACAGGGATGTTCCCTCCACCACAGATGGTGCAACAGAACTTTATGATGATGAAACAGAGGAGTGTATCAGGGGAAATGTACCCACAGGGTGCTCCAATGTTATCTCCCCAAGGCCCTCTGGGTGGGCACTTGCCTGGACAGCAGAGCATGTTGGTTGGACACCAAATGAGACCGCGCAGTGTGTCCTTGGATACTTATATCACAGGGCCAGGGCATCTACAATTCTAA
- the bcl9l.L gene encoding B-cell CLL/lymphoma 9-like protein isoform X2, with protein MHPESKLANHGNVSSSGGKSQTPNVNQGTKGAGLLSPKANHTSPSGVGLISGQSQGSNLAKGQRESAGDVDEQGETGPPPLEQDPKELPSRRKRRCVLERKQPYSGDEWCSGADSEEDEKTLVVTHNCNAGESVMSTPTLPGTGSASLPGINDTSSSSTPHGVVPSLRGDGGGSLGPSKTPSKFVYVFTTFLANKAAEAVLQGHNDSILIYHKQNVPHRKLDEVSPQKPSSAQEAGEVLPVPSIPTSAVQKPAENHSPAPSQAPPTIVSQEIGSDEANHELTPLGNGSSHPASGRSNPPPLLSQLPSAPLRGDNTHLGDHNQGDSVTLSTDGLSKEQLEHRERSLQTLRDIERFLFRSGAANESFSKHNLSSSEGPTNTPSHIKKYEEPLQSMITQTQSLGGPGMEQDLAGNQNGPDMGHQMSLMMQRMGHDSLTPEQAAWRKLQEEYYVEKRRKEEHVSIHGRSGPEMILRGPPPPYHSKPGEQWPGNRLQVPMDIQESMQLRSGIPFQGPRFPGRYGPMQNIPMDSVGVMSRPARWSEDMPPIDGGQSNFAQIRMPYSGGIQGEMERFLNPRAREELLRQQLMIEKRPGVMQRQLSMPCGQGIEMMITHRQGDPSMFPGESMGAGSAVGMEFGASRGMLSPTLGQSGTGREIDPTMGGGGNLNMNMSLNMNMNLNLQMAPQQQMLLSHKIRGVGDLNSQGDVGSEDLVRAARAQNGSGMVRGPQKMLPGQFPQGQAGFPPGQGSYPGMQQEISMDIFGPEQGPVVGTTRLSHMPVSSTPGTMPSGIGLDHIATSRNLTRRELTVNANQMESPVLSHIKSPHQGQVHSPLICSPSSNLKSPLTPGNQMGGLPLPNPLDSLKSSQVLISSIGARSPNASPGRLKSPQRNAPSPGWAPSPKATISSPGVPPSNQGMGLNATASLGVMGRDELPSQNPLSLMMSQMSKYAMPSSTPLYHNAIKTIATSDDELLPDRVLLPPGSQQGSSMNPPMSLHLNLNSSQSPIGNINVPGQSTLSHEPPSSLLTGSGPPMHPSIGSTMQNPLLISSVTQDSCCPGPGTQIMSSNQLVFPSRLQPGHQGGVGSSMQQHYTDDTTSQPCLPHRMSDPYGRLLPSMLTDPELGDVIRPSATGIPEFDLSRIMPSEKPSSTLQYFPKGGTQTPKPHPTNMHLLGLQNMMIEQHPGRSGPSLPGPQRSLGMPPLPTMGRTGMFPPPQMVQQNFMMMKQRSVSGEMYPQGAPMLSPQGPLGGHLPGQQSMLVGHQMRPRSVSLDTYITGPGHLQF; from the exons AGTTGCCTTCCCGTCGTAAGCGTCGCTGTGTCCTGGAGCGAAAGCAGCCATATAGTGGAGATGAGTGGTGTTCAGGAGCAGACAGCGAGGAAGATGAAAAGACCCTTGTGGTCACCCACA ACTGTAATGCAGGTGAATCTGTGATGTCTACACCAACATTACCAGGCACAGGATCTGCTTCTCTTCCTGGGATCAATGATACCAGTTCTTCTAGCACACCCCATGGAGTTGTCCCCAGTCTGCGTGGGGATGGTGGAGGGTCTTTAGGTCCATCCAAAACCCCATCAAAATTTGTTTATGTCTTCACAACATTCTTGGCAAACAA AGCAGCAGAAGCTGTTTTACAAGGACATAACGACTCTATTCTCATCTACCACAAGcaaaatgtgccccatagaaaaCTGGATGAG GTTTCTCCCCAAAAACCTTCAAGTGCCCAAGAAGCTGGAGAAGTACTTCCTGTACCAAGCATCCCCACTTCTGCAGTACAAAAACCAGCAGAAAACCATTCACCTGCACCTAGTCAAGCTCCTCCAACAATAGTATCGCAGGAAATAGGTAGTGATGAAGCAAACCATGAGTTAACTCCACTCGGTAATGGCAGTAGTCATCCTGCCAGTGGACGCTCTAATCCACCACCACTCCTGTCTCAACTACCCAGCGCTCCCTTACGTGGGGATAATACACATTTGGGTGATCATAACCAGGGAGATAGTGTGACATTAAGCACAGATGGTCTCTCTAAAGAGCAACTTGAGCATAGGGAACGTTCTCTTCAGACACTTAGAGATATTGAAAGGTTTCTTTTCCGAAGTGGTGCAGCCAATGAATCCTTCTCAAAGCACAACTTAAGCTCTAGTGAGGGACCTACCAACACTCCAAGTCATATTAAGAAATACGAAGAACCTTTACAATCCATGATAACACAGACACAAAGCTTGGGGGGTCCAGGAATGGAGCAGGATCTAGCAGGCAACCAAAATGGTCCTGATATGGGGCACCAGATGAGCCTGATGATGCAGAGGATGGGTCATGACAGCCTCACTCCAGAGCAAGCTGCATGGAGGAAACTGCAGGAAGAATATTATgtagagaaaaggagaaaagaggAACATGTTTCTATACATGGGAGATCAGGGCCTGAAATGATTCTTCGGGGCCCTCCCCCACCTTATCACAGCAAACCTGGAGAACAGTGGCCTGGTAATCGGTTACAAGTACCCATGGACATCCAAGAATCAATGCAGCTTCGGAGTGGAATTCCATTTCAAGGGCCACGTTTCCCAGGCAGATATGGACCCATGCAAAATATTCCTATGGATTCAGTGGGAGTCATGTCAAGACCTGCTCGTTGGAGTGAGGATATGCCACCCATTGATGGAGGGCAAAGTAACTTTGCACAAATTAGAATGCCATACTCTGGAGGTATTCAAGGGGAAATGGAAAGGTTCCTTAACCCTCGTGCCCGTGAGGAACTTCTGCGACAACAGTTGATGATAGAGAAGCGTCCAGGCGTTATGCAAAGGCAACTATCCATGCCTTGTGGGCAGGGAATTGAGATGATGATAACCCATAGGCAAGGTGACCCTTCTATGTTCCCCGGAGAATCAATGGGAGCAGGTTCTGCTGTGGGCATGGAATTTGGGGCATCTCGAGGAATGCTGAGTCCTACCCTTGGTCAGTCGGGTACAGGTAGGGAAATTGACCCTACAATGGGAGGTGGAGGAAAtctaaatatgaatatgagttTGAACATGAATATGAACCTTAACCTCCAAATGGCACCACAACAGCAAATGCTTTTGTCACACAAAATAAGGGGAGTGGGAGACTTAAACTCCCAGGGAGATGTTGGATCAGAGGATTTAGTGAGGGCAGCACGAGCACAAAATGGAAGTGGCATGGTTAGGGGACCCCAGAAGATGCTTCCTGGTCAATTTcctcagggacaggcagggtttCCCCCAGGGCAAGGTTCATACCCTGGCATGCAGCAGGAGATCAGTATGGACATATTTGGACCAGAGCAAGGTCCAGTGGTGGGCACTACAAGGCTTAGCCACATGCCAGTTTCCTCCACACCTGGCACCATGCCATCAGGTATTGGGCTAGATCACATAGCTACCAGCAGGAACTTGACCCGTAGAGAGCTCACAGTTAATGCAAACCAGATGGAATCTCCTGTTCTTAGCCACATTAAATCCCCACACCAAGGGCAGGTTCACTCTCCCCTTATTTGTTCCCCTTCCTCCAACCTAAAGTCTCCCCTGACTCCAGGAAATCAGATGGGTGGCTTGCCTCTGCCCAACCCTCTAGACTCTCTCAAGTCATCCCAGGTGTTGATCTCATCAATCGGTGCACGCTCGCCTAATGCCTCTCCTGGAAGGCTAAAGTCACCCCAGAGGAATGCTCCCTCTCCAGGGTGGGCTCCATCACCAAAAGCCACCATATCCAGCCCAGGTGTACCACCGAGCAATCAGGGAATGGGCCTCAATGCTACAGCTTCGCTTGGTGTGATGGGTCGAG ATGAACTTCCTTCTCAAAATCCTTTGTCCTTGATGATGTCCCAGATGTCCAAATATGCTATGCCTAGCTCTACTCCACTATATCACAATGCCATCAAAACCATTGCCACCTCAGATGACGAGCTTCTCCCTGATCGTGTACTCCTACCACCAGGAAGTCAACAGG GCTCTTCAATGAATCCTCCTATGTCTTTGCACTTAAACTTAAATTCCTCACAAAGCCCTATAGGGAACATAAATGTCCCAGGACAGTCCACTCTCTCACATGAGCCACCATCATCTCTTCTCACTGGCTCTGGGCCTCCAATGCACCCATCAATTGGATCCACCATGCAAAATCCTTTATTGATTTCCTCAGTAACACAAGATTCTTGTTGCCCTGGTCCTGGCACACAAATAATGTCCTCCAACCAGCTGGTCTTCCCATCACGCTTGCAGCCTGGACACCAAGGAGGGGTTGGTAGCTCCATGCAGCAGCATTACACAGATGACACAACTTCCCAGCCATGTTTACCCCACAGAATGTCAGACCCTTATGGCCGTCTCCTGCCTTCAATGCTTACTGACCCAGAGTTGGGAGATGTAATTCGGCCATCAGCCACTGGCATCCCAGAATTTGACTTGTCAAGGATCATGCCATCAGAGAAACCCAGCAGCACTTTGCAGTACTTTCCTAAGGGAGGTACTCAGACACCAAAACCACACCCAACCAACATGCACCTTCTGGGACTTCAGAATATGATGATTGAACAACACCCAGGCCGTTCAGGACCCAGTCTTCCAGGCCCACAAAGATCACTTGGAATGCCCCCACTTCCTACCATGGGCAGGACAGGGATGTTCCCTCCACCACAGATGGTGCAACAGAACTTTATGATGATGAAACAGAGGAGTGTATCAGGGGAAATGTACCCACAGGGTGCTCCAATGTTATCTCCCCAAGGCCCTCTGGGTGGGCACTTGCCTGGACAGCAGAGCATGTTGGTTGGACACCAAATGAGACCGCGCAGTGTGTCCTTGGATACTTATATCACAGGGCCAGGGCATCTACAATTCTAA
- the bcl9l.L gene encoding B-cell CLL/lymphoma 9-like protein isoform X1 translates to MHPESKLANHGNVSSSGGKSQTPNVNQGTKGAGLLSPKANHTSPSGVGLISGQSQGSNLAKGQRESAGDVDEQGETGPPPLEQDPKVELPSRRKRRCVLERKQPYSGDEWCSGADSEEDEKTLVVTHNCNAGESVMSTPTLPGTGSASLPGINDTSSSSTPHGVVPSLRGDGGGSLGPSKTPSKFVYVFTTFLANKAAEAVLQGHNDSILIYHKQNVPHRKLDEVSPQKPSSAQEAGEVLPVPSIPTSAVQKPAENHSPAPSQAPPTIVSQEIGSDEANHELTPLGNGSSHPASGRSNPPPLLSQLPSAPLRGDNTHLGDHNQGDSVTLSTDGLSKEQLEHRERSLQTLRDIERFLFRSGAANESFSKHNLSSSEGPTNTPSHIKKYEEPLQSMITQTQSLGGPGMEQDLAGNQNGPDMGHQMSLMMQRMGHDSLTPEQAAWRKLQEEYYVEKRRKEEHVSIHGRSGPEMILRGPPPPYHSKPGEQWPGNRLQVPMDIQESMQLRSGIPFQGPRFPGRYGPMQNIPMDSVGVMSRPARWSEDMPPIDGGQSNFAQIRMPYSGGIQGEMERFLNPRAREELLRQQLMIEKRPGVMQRQLSMPCGQGIEMMITHRQGDPSMFPGESMGAGSAVGMEFGASRGMLSPTLGQSGTGREIDPTMGGGGNLNMNMSLNMNMNLNLQMAPQQQMLLSHKIRGVGDLNSQGDVGSEDLVRAARAQNGSGMVRGPQKMLPGQFPQGQAGFPPGQGSYPGMQQEISMDIFGPEQGPVVGTTRLSHMPVSSTPGTMPSGIGLDHIATSRNLTRRELTVNANQMESPVLSHIKSPHQGQVHSPLICSPSSNLKSPLTPGNQMGGLPLPNPLDSLKSSQVLISSIGARSPNASPGRLKSPQRNAPSPGWAPSPKATISSPGVPPSNQGMGLNATASLGVMGRDELPSQNPLSLMMSQMSKYAMPSSTPLYHNAIKTIATSDDELLPDRVLLPPGSQQGSSMNPPMSLHLNLNSSQSPIGNINVPGQSTLSHEPPSSLLTGSGPPMHPSIGSTMQNPLLISSVTQDSCCPGPGTQIMSSNQLVFPSRLQPGHQGGVGSSMQQHYTDDTTSQPCLPHRMSDPYGRLLPSMLTDPELGDVIRPSATGIPEFDLSRIMPSEKPSSTLQYFPKGGTQTPKPHPTNMHLLGLQNMMIEQHPGRSGPSLPGPQRSLGMPPLPTMGRTGMFPPPQMVQQNFMMMKQRSVSGEMYPQGAPMLSPQGPLGGHLPGQQSMLVGHQMRPRSVSLDTYITGPGHLQF, encoded by the exons TAGAGTTGCCTTCCCGTCGTAAGCGTCGCTGTGTCCTGGAGCGAAAGCAGCCATATAGTGGAGATGAGTGGTGTTCAGGAGCAGACAGCGAGGAAGATGAAAAGACCCTTGTGGTCACCCACA ACTGTAATGCAGGTGAATCTGTGATGTCTACACCAACATTACCAGGCACAGGATCTGCTTCTCTTCCTGGGATCAATGATACCAGTTCTTCTAGCACACCCCATGGAGTTGTCCCCAGTCTGCGTGGGGATGGTGGAGGGTCTTTAGGTCCATCCAAAACCCCATCAAAATTTGTTTATGTCTTCACAACATTCTTGGCAAACAA AGCAGCAGAAGCTGTTTTACAAGGACATAACGACTCTATTCTCATCTACCACAAGcaaaatgtgccccatagaaaaCTGGATGAG GTTTCTCCCCAAAAACCTTCAAGTGCCCAAGAAGCTGGAGAAGTACTTCCTGTACCAAGCATCCCCACTTCTGCAGTACAAAAACCAGCAGAAAACCATTCACCTGCACCTAGTCAAGCTCCTCCAACAATAGTATCGCAGGAAATAGGTAGTGATGAAGCAAACCATGAGTTAACTCCACTCGGTAATGGCAGTAGTCATCCTGCCAGTGGACGCTCTAATCCACCACCACTCCTGTCTCAACTACCCAGCGCTCCCTTACGTGGGGATAATACACATTTGGGTGATCATAACCAGGGAGATAGTGTGACATTAAGCACAGATGGTCTCTCTAAAGAGCAACTTGAGCATAGGGAACGTTCTCTTCAGACACTTAGAGATATTGAAAGGTTTCTTTTCCGAAGTGGTGCAGCCAATGAATCCTTCTCAAAGCACAACTTAAGCTCTAGTGAGGGACCTACCAACACTCCAAGTCATATTAAGAAATACGAAGAACCTTTACAATCCATGATAACACAGACACAAAGCTTGGGGGGTCCAGGAATGGAGCAGGATCTAGCAGGCAACCAAAATGGTCCTGATATGGGGCACCAGATGAGCCTGATGATGCAGAGGATGGGTCATGACAGCCTCACTCCAGAGCAAGCTGCATGGAGGAAACTGCAGGAAGAATATTATgtagagaaaaggagaaaagaggAACATGTTTCTATACATGGGAGATCAGGGCCTGAAATGATTCTTCGGGGCCCTCCCCCACCTTATCACAGCAAACCTGGAGAACAGTGGCCTGGTAATCGGTTACAAGTACCCATGGACATCCAAGAATCAATGCAGCTTCGGAGTGGAATTCCATTTCAAGGGCCACGTTTCCCAGGCAGATATGGACCCATGCAAAATATTCCTATGGATTCAGTGGGAGTCATGTCAAGACCTGCTCGTTGGAGTGAGGATATGCCACCCATTGATGGAGGGCAAAGTAACTTTGCACAAATTAGAATGCCATACTCTGGAGGTATTCAAGGGGAAATGGAAAGGTTCCTTAACCCTCGTGCCCGTGAGGAACTTCTGCGACAACAGTTGATGATAGAGAAGCGTCCAGGCGTTATGCAAAGGCAACTATCCATGCCTTGTGGGCAGGGAATTGAGATGATGATAACCCATAGGCAAGGTGACCCTTCTATGTTCCCCGGAGAATCAATGGGAGCAGGTTCTGCTGTGGGCATGGAATTTGGGGCATCTCGAGGAATGCTGAGTCCTACCCTTGGTCAGTCGGGTACAGGTAGGGAAATTGACCCTACAATGGGAGGTGGAGGAAAtctaaatatgaatatgagttTGAACATGAATATGAACCTTAACCTCCAAATGGCACCACAACAGCAAATGCTTTTGTCACACAAAATAAGGGGAGTGGGAGACTTAAACTCCCAGGGAGATGTTGGATCAGAGGATTTAGTGAGGGCAGCACGAGCACAAAATGGAAGTGGCATGGTTAGGGGACCCCAGAAGATGCTTCCTGGTCAATTTcctcagggacaggcagggtttCCCCCAGGGCAAGGTTCATACCCTGGCATGCAGCAGGAGATCAGTATGGACATATTTGGACCAGAGCAAGGTCCAGTGGTGGGCACTACAAGGCTTAGCCACATGCCAGTTTCCTCCACACCTGGCACCATGCCATCAGGTATTGGGCTAGATCACATAGCTACCAGCAGGAACTTGACCCGTAGAGAGCTCACAGTTAATGCAAACCAGATGGAATCTCCTGTTCTTAGCCACATTAAATCCCCACACCAAGGGCAGGTTCACTCTCCCCTTATTTGTTCCCCTTCCTCCAACCTAAAGTCTCCCCTGACTCCAGGAAATCAGATGGGTGGCTTGCCTCTGCCCAACCCTCTAGACTCTCTCAAGTCATCCCAGGTGTTGATCTCATCAATCGGTGCACGCTCGCCTAATGCCTCTCCTGGAAGGCTAAAGTCACCCCAGAGGAATGCTCCCTCTCCAGGGTGGGCTCCATCACCAAAAGCCACCATATCCAGCCCAGGTGTACCACCGAGCAATCAGGGAATGGGCCTCAATGCTACAGCTTCGCTTGGTGTGATGGGTCGAG ATGAACTTCCTTCTCAAAATCCTTTGTCCTTGATGATGTCCCAGATGTCCAAATATGCTATGCCTAGCTCTACTCCACTATATCACAATGCCATCAAAACCATTGCCACCTCAGATGACGAGCTTCTCCCTGATCGTGTACTCCTACCACCAGGAAGTCAACAGG GCTCTTCAATGAATCCTCCTATGTCTTTGCACTTAAACTTAAATTCCTCACAAAGCCCTATAGGGAACATAAATGTCCCAGGACAGTCCACTCTCTCACATGAGCCACCATCATCTCTTCTCACTGGCTCTGGGCCTCCAATGCACCCATCAATTGGATCCACCATGCAAAATCCTTTATTGATTTCCTCAGTAACACAAGATTCTTGTTGCCCTGGTCCTGGCACACAAATAATGTCCTCCAACCAGCTGGTCTTCCCATCACGCTTGCAGCCTGGACACCAAGGAGGGGTTGGTAGCTCCATGCAGCAGCATTACACAGATGACACAACTTCCCAGCCATGTTTACCCCACAGAATGTCAGACCCTTATGGCCGTCTCCTGCCTTCAATGCTTACTGACCCAGAGTTGGGAGATGTAATTCGGCCATCAGCCACTGGCATCCCAGAATTTGACTTGTCAAGGATCATGCCATCAGAGAAACCCAGCAGCACTTTGCAGTACTTTCCTAAGGGAGGTACTCAGACACCAAAACCACACCCAACCAACATGCACCTTCTGGGACTTCAGAATATGATGATTGAACAACACCCAGGCCGTTCAGGACCCAGTCTTCCAGGCCCACAAAGATCACTTGGAATGCCCCCACTTCCTACCATGGGCAGGACAGGGATGTTCCCTCCACCACAGATGGTGCAACAGAACTTTATGATGATGAAACAGAGGAGTGTATCAGGGGAAATGTACCCACAGGGTGCTCCAATGTTATCTCCCCAAGGCCCTCTGGGTGGGCACTTGCCTGGACAGCAGAGCATGTTGGTTGGACACCAAATGAGACCGCGCAGTGTGTCCTTGGATACTTATATCACAGGGCCAGGGCATCTACAATTCTAA